The following are encoded in a window of Rosa chinensis cultivar Old Blush chromosome 4, RchiOBHm-V2, whole genome shotgun sequence genomic DNA:
- the LOC112198197 gene encoding probable aldo-keto reductase 2: MASMRRMKLGSQGLEVSAQGLGCMGMSAFYGSPKPEPDMIKLIHHAIDSGVTFLDTADLYGPHTNEILLGKALSGGVRDKVELATKFGIRFADNKMEVQGDPAYVRAACEGSLKRLGVASVDLCYQIRIDTRVPIEVTVGELKKLIEEGKIKYIGLSEASASTIRRAHAVHPITAVQLEWSLWSRDVEEEIIPTCRELGIGIVAYSPLGRGFLSSGANFIENLPNDDARKNMPRFQAENLEHNKTIFERVSDLAARKGCTPSQLALAWVHHQGNDVCPIPGTTKIENFNQNIKALSVKLTPEEMAELESFASADAVKGDRYPTSCNSTWMNSDTPPLSSWKAI; the protein is encoded by the exons ATGGCGAGCATGAGGAGGATGAAGCTCGGGTCACAAGGCCTGGAGGTCTCAGCACAAGGACTGGGCTGCATGGGCATGTCTGCCTTCTATGGCTCCCCGAAGCCCGAACCCGACATGATCAAGCTCATCCACCACGCCATCGACTCCGGCGTCACCTTCCTCGACACCGCCGACCTGTACGGTCCCCACACCAACGAAATTCTCCTCGGCAAG GCTTTGAGTGGAGGGGTGAGAGACAAGGTTGAACTGGCCACCAAATTCGGTATCAGGTTTGCGGACAACAAAATGGAGGTTCAAGGCGACCCGGCATATGTGAGAGCTGCTTGTGAAGGAAGCTTGAAACGCCTTGGTGTTGCTTCTGTTGATCTCTGTTATCAGATTAGGATTGACACCCGTGTCCCCATTGAAGTCACG GTGGGGGAGCTCAAGAAGCTAATTGAAGAGGGTAAAATAAAGTACATCGGTCTGTCTGAGGCGTCAGCTTCAACAATAAGAAGAGCCCATGCTGTTCATCCAATAACTGCTGTGCAGCTGGAGTGGTCCTTGTGGTCAAGAGATGTAGAGGAAGAAATAATCCCTACTTGTCG GGAACTTGGCATTGGCATTGTTGCATACAGTCCTCTAGGAAGAGGATTCTTATCATCGGGGGCAAATTTCATCGAAAATCTTCCCAATGATGATGCTCGAAAG AATATGCCCAGGTTCCAAGCTGAAAACCTAGAGCATAATAAAACAATATTTGAGCGAGTAAGTGATCTTGCAGCAAGGAAGGGTTGCACCCCATCTCAACTAGCACTGGCCTGGGTTCATCACCAAGGAAATGATGTGTGCCCTATACCCGGAACCACCAAGATTGAGAATTTTAACCAGAACATTAAGGCTCTGTCTGTGAAACTGACACCAGAAGAAATGGCCGAGCTTGAATCTTTTGCTTCCGCAGATGCTGTTAAGGGCGACAGATATCCAACTAGCTGCAACAGTACTTGGATGAACTCTGACACTCCACCACTGTCTTCATGGAAAGCCATATAA